The genomic interval CCTCCAGCGTCTTCGCCGACTTCGCGCCCGCGCTCGGCGAGGCCTTCGCCCGCGCCAAAGCCGGTGGGCGTGAGCTGTACGGGTTCGCGAACCACGAGACGACGTCCAGCTACCTCGGTACGTCGACGGGCCTGCGCCTGCGTCACGACCAGCCCAACGGCACGCTGGAGCTCAACGCCAAGTCCCCGGACCGTACGCGCTCGGCCTGGGCCGGGCATGCCACGCGCGACTTCAAGGACGTGGACCCGGCCGCGATGGACACGGAGCTGGCGAAGCGCCTGGGGTGGGCGGAGCGCAGGGTGGACCTCCCTGCCGGGCGGTACGAGACGCTGCTGCCGCCGACCGCCGTCGCCGACCTGCTGATCTACCAGCTGTGGTCGTCGACGGCCAGGGACGCCGCGGAGGGCCGCACCGTCTTCAGCAAGCCGGGCGGCGGCACCCGGATCGGCGAGACGCTGTCCGAGCTGCCGCTGACGCTGCGCAGCGACCCGAACGAGCCGGGCCTGGAGTCCGCGCCGTTCGTCATCGCACACTCCTCCGGCGACGACTCGTCGGTCTTCGACAACGGGCTGCCGCTCAACGCCACCGACTGGCTGCGCGACGGCAGGCTCGAACACCTGCTCACGACCCGGCACAGCGCCGGCCTGACCGGGCTGCCGGTGGCTCCCGGGATCGGCAACCTGATCCTGGACGGCGGGGGCGGTCGTTCGCTGGACGAGATGGTGGCCTCCACGGAGCGAGGGCTGCTGCTGACCTGCCTCTGGTACATCCGCGAGGTCGACCCGGCGACGCTGCTGCTGACCGGGCTGACCCGGGACGGTGTCTATCTCGTAGAGAACGGCGAGGTCGTCGGCGAGGTGAACAACTTCCGGTTCAACGAGTCGCCGGTCGACCTGCTGTCGCGGGCCGCCGAGGCCGGACGCAGCGAGAAGACGCTGCCGCGTGAGTGGGGCGACTGGTTCACCCGGGCCGCGATGCCCGCGCTGCGTATCCCGGACTTCAATATGAGCTCGGTCAGCCAGGGCGTATGACGCCCATAGACTGGCCGGGAGACTTCCCATCATTTCGAGGAGAGACAAGACCGTGACGGACATCGTCGACGAGCTGAAGTGGCGCGGGCTGTTCGCCCAGTCCACTGACGAGGACGCACTGCGCAAGGCGCTCGCGGACGGTCCGGTCACGTTCTATTGCGGCTTCGACCCGACGGCGGCCAGCCTGCACGTGGGGCACCTGGTGCAGGTCCTCACCGTGCGCCGGCTCCAGCAGGCCGGTCACCGGCCGCTCGCCCTGGTGGGCGGGGCCACCGGCCAGATCGGTGACCCGCGGCCGACCGCGGAGCGCACGCTGAACGACCCGGAGACGGTCGCGAACTGGGTGGCGCGGCTGCGCGCCCAGATCGAGCCGTTCCTCTCCTTCGAGGGGCCGAACGCGGCCACCATGGTCAACAACCTGGACTGGACCGCGGAGATGTCCGCGATCGAGTTCCTGCGGGACATCGGCAAGCACTTCCGGGTGAGCAAGATGCTCGCCAAGGACTCGGTCGCCCGGCGGCTGGAGTCCGACCAGGGCATCAGCTACACGGAGTTCAGCTACCAGCTGCTTCAGGGCATGGACTTCCTGGAGCTGTACCGGCGCTACGGCTGCACGCTCCAGCAGGGCGGCAGCGACCAGTGGGGCAACCTCACGGCGGGTCTCGACCTGATCCACCGCCTGGAGCCGCACGCGAACGTGCACGCGCTGGCCACCCCGCTGATGGTCAAGGCGGACGGCACCAAGTTCGGCAAGTCCGAGAGCGGTGCGGTCTGGCTGGACCCGGAGATGACCACGCCGTACGCGTTCTACCAGTTCTGGCTGAACGTGGACGACCGGGACATTTCGCCGTACATGCGCATCCTCAGCTTCAAGAGCCGTACTGAGCTGGAGGAGCTGGAGAGGCTCACCGAGGAGCGCCCGCAGGCCCGCACGGCCCAGCGCGCGCTGGCGGAGGAGCTGACGACGCTCGTGCACGGAGCCGAGCAGTGCACGGCGGTCATGGCCGCGTCCAGGGCGCTCTTCGGCCAGGGTGAGCTCGCCGAGCTCGACGAGGCGACGCTGGGCGCGGCACTGTCCGAGCTGCCGCACGCCACGGTCGCCGAGCTCGGGTCCGTCGTGGACCTGTTCACGGAGGTCGGCCTGTCGCCGAGCAAGTCGGCCGCCCGTCGTACGGTCCGGGAGGGCGGGGCCTACGTGAACAACGTCAAGGTCACCGACGAGGACGCCGTACCCGCGCGGGAAGAGCTGCTGCACGGCCGCTGGCTGGTGGTGCGGCGGGGCAAGAAGAACCTGGCGGCGATCGAGGTTGCCGCCGGCTGAGTCGCTTCCGCAAAGAAAAGCGGCCGGGTGCGCGATTCCGCGCTCCCGGCCGCCTTTCGCGTTCCTGGCCCGTAATACGTGAGGCCCGTACGTCACGCCCGCCGTCTGGTGCCCTCCATCGATGCCCAGAGCATGTCGCCCCCTGCCGTGTGCGCAGGTGCGCCCAGTCCCGGACCGCCCCCGGTACGGCGCATGCCGGACGGCGCCCTACGTGGTCGGGCGGTCGCCGTGCGCGCAGGGCTGGGGATCCCCCGGTCTCGAACACGGCGCAGGCGCGGCGTAACGTGGAACGCGTCCGGTCCGGGGAGCGTCCGGCACACGAATCGGGTGGTGGAACATGATGCGGAAGCACAGCAGCGCCGAGGTCTTCCGGATCACAGGAGCCCGGCAGTCGCTGGCCGACGACGTGCGTGGCCGGCAGCGGCGCTATGTCATTTCGATGTCCGTACGGACCGTTTCGTTCATCCTGGCCGCGGTCCTGTGGAATGTGGAGCGGCCCGTCGCGATCGTGGCCCTGGTACTGGGAGCGCTCCTCCCGTACATCGCCGTGGTCATCGCCAACGCGGGCCGGGGAAACGCACCTTCACTGCCCTCGACCTTCGTCCCCACACCCGTACGCCCGGCGCTCACCGCCTCCCCCGAACCGGCCGCCCCGGAAGCCGAGCCGGAGGGGGCCGAACCCGGCCGGGGTCAACGGGCGCCTGACCAGAGCTGATCCCGTCCGGTCTGCAAAGCTCAAGAAAAGCTCAGATCAATCATGAAGTTCCGGTGCACCGCACCCCGTGTCGCGTGACATACTTCGTAGGCGCTCCGCATCCCCCGTCGGAGCGACGGACCGACGCCGGGCAGCTCCCCCCGTGGCTGCTCGGCGTCGCCATTTGGGGCTGGCCTAGGGTTGAGCGCGTGAACTCCCCTGATGCTTCCGATTCCAGCGCACCGGTCTGCTCCGCCAAGGGCTGCCGCACCGCCGCCGTCTGGGTCCTTGCCTGGAACAATCCGAAGCTGCACACCCCGGAGCGCCGCAAGACCTGGCTGGCCTGCGACGAGCACCGTGAGCACCTGTCCCAATTCCTCGGCGTACGCGGCTTCTTGAAGGATGTGGTGACGCTCAGGGAGTGGGAGGACTCCGCCGCCGGAGACGACCGGGACGGCTGAGCCCAAGACGGCGACGGCTGAGCCCACGACGGCCGAGACGGCCGAGACGACCGATCGGCGCCTCAGCCTCCGATGGCCGACATCGGACGGTCGGGCTGCAGGAAGGACGGGTCGTCGAGACCGGAGCCCGCCTTCTTGCCCCACATCGCCAGCTTCCAGAGCCTGGCTATCTCCTCGTCCGGGGCGCCGGAGCGCAGGGCCCCGCGCAGGTCCGACTCCTCACGGGCGAACAGGCACGTACGCACCTGGCCGTCGGCGGTGAGCCTGGTCCGGTCGCAGGCCCGGCAGAACGGGCGAGTGACGGAGGCGATGACGCCGACGCGGTGCGGGCCGCCGTCGACTACCCAGCGCTCGGCGGGGGCCGAGCCGCGCTCGTCGTCGCCCTCCGAGGTGAGCGCGAAGCGCGTACGCAGCGACTCCAGGATGTCACCGGCCGTAATCATACCGTCGCGCTTCCAGCCGTGCTGGGCGTCGAGCGGCATCTGCTCGATGAAGCGCATCTCGTAGTCGTTCTCGACGGCCCAGGCGAGCAGGTCGGGGGCCTCGTCGTCGTTGAGCCCGGGCATCAGCACGGCATTGACCTTGACGGGCGTGAGGCCCGCGTCGCGGGCGGCCGCCATGCCGTCGATCACGTCGTGGTGACGGTCCCGGCGGGTGAGGGTCTTGAAGACGTCGGGGCGCAGGGTGTCCAGCGAGACATTGACCCTGTCCAGGCCGGCCGCCTTGAGGGCGACGGCGGTGCGCTTGAGGCCGATGCCGTTGGTCGTCAGGGACATCTGGGGGCGCGGCTCCAGGGCGGCGCACCGCTCCACGATGCCGACGAGGCCGGGGCGCAGCAGCGGCTCTCCGCCGGTGAAGCGCACCTCGGTCACGCCCAGGTCCGTCACGGCGATCCTTATCAGCCGGACGATCTCGTCGTCGGTGAGCAGATCGGGCTTGGCCAGCCACTGCAGGCCCTCTTCCGGCATGCAGTACGTACACCGGAGATTGCAACGATCGGTGAGTGAAACACGCAGGTCAGTGGCGACCCGGCCGTAAGTGTCGATAAGCATCCTCGGCCCCCTCCCCGATCCGGAATTCGTCTTGGTCCAACGCTGTCGAGCCTACGCGACGCCTCTGACAACAACAGGGGCCCGATGCCACGAGGAGCACAGTGGCCGCCTCGTACGACTCTACGACGCGGCCACGGCTCACCGTTGTGGAATGTGCTGTGCAATGTGCGGTGGATTCCGCTGTGGCACCTGAGGTCAGTGCGCTCCGATGCCGGTGAGGGACTTGACCTCCAGCTCCGCGTACTTGCCGACGTCCGGCTCCTCCTTCGACAGTACGGACCCGAGCCAGCCGAGCAGGAAGCCCAGCGGGATCGAGATCAGCCCCGGGTTCTCCAGCGGGAACCAGGCGAAGTCCGCGTCGGGGAACATCGACGACGGCTTGCCCGAGACGACCGGCGAGAAGAGCACCAGGGTCACGGACGAGATCAGGCCGCCGTAGATGGACCACAGTGCGCCCTGGGTCGTGAACCTCTTCCAGAAGAGGCTGTAGAGGATCGTCGGCAGGTTGGCGGAGGCGGCGACCGCGAAGGCGAGGGCCACGAGCCCGGCCACGTTCAGGTCGCGGGCCAGTGCGCCCAGTGCGATGGAGACGATGCCGATGGCGACCGTCGCCCAGCGTGCGGCGCGTACCTCTTCCTTCTCGGTGGCCTTGCCGCGCCGGATGACGTTGGCGTAGATGTCGTGCGCGAACGACGACGAGGACGCCAGGGTGAGGCCCGCGACGACCGCGAGGATGGTCGCGAAGGCGACCGCGGAGATCACGGCGAGCAGAATCGCGCCGCCCGGGGAGTCCGCGCCGCCGCCGATTTCCAGGGCGGCCAGCGGGGCGGCCGTATTGCCCGCCTTGTTGGAGGCGACGATGTCGCCGGGCTTGAGCAGCGCGGCGGCGCCGAAGCCGAGCACGATGGTCATCAGGTAGAAGGCACCGATGATGCCGATCGCCCAGTTCACTGACTTACGGGCGGCCTTCGCCGTCGGCACGGTGTAGAAGCGGATCAGGATGTGCGGCAGGCCGGCGGTGCCCAGGACCAGGGCGATGCCCAGTGAGATGAAGTCGAGCTTCGAGATCCCCGTGGCGCCGTACTTCAGGCCGGGCTCCAGGAACGCCGAACCCTTGCCGCTGTTGGAGGCCGCGGTACCGAGCAGGTCGGAGAGGTTGAAGTTGAACTTCAACAGAATCAGGAAGGTGATCAGCAGGGTGCCCGCGATGAGCAGGACGGCCTTGACCATCTGGACCCAGGTGGTGCCCTTCATGCCACCGATGGTGACGTACAGGATCATCAGGACGCCGACGAGGGCGACGATGAGGATCTTGCCCGCGTCGCTGGTGATGCCGAGGAGCAGCGAGACGAGTACGCCCGCGCCCGCCATCTGCGCGAGCAGGTAGAAGATCGAGACGACGATGGTGGAGGTGCCTGCTGCGGTACGGACCGGGCGCTGGCGCATGCGGTACGCGAGGACGTCGCCCATGGTGTAGCGGCCGGAGTTGCGCAGCGGCTCCGCGACGAGGAGCAGCGCGACCAGCCAGGCGACCAGGAAGCCGATGGAGTAGAGGAAGCCGTCGTATCCGAAGAGGGCGATGGCGCCCGCGATGCCGAGGAAAGACGCGGCGGACATGTAGTCGCCGGAGATCGCGAGGCCGTTCTGAAAGCCCGTGAACTGGCGGCCGCCCGCGTAGAAGTCGGCGGCGTTCTTGGTCTGGCGGCCCGCCCAGACCGTGATGAACAGGGTGGCGACGACGAACAGGCCGAAAAGGGTGATGATGAGCGGCCGGTGCTCGCTCGCGTCGCCGGCGGCGGCGAGCTGGACCGTGGCCGCCGTGGTCAGCGCGGTGCTCATGCGTCGCCCTCCATACGGGACTTGATCGCCTCGGACTTGGGGTCGAGCTGCGCGGCGGCGTGGCGCGAGTAGAACCAGGCGATGAGGAACGTGGTGGCGAACTGGGCGAGGCCGAGGGCGAGCGCCACGTTGATGTTGCCGAAGAGCTTGGTGCCCATGAAGCCGCCCGCGTAGTTGGACAGCAGGACGTACAGCAGGTACCAGGCGATGAACGCGACGGTCAGGGGGAAGGCGAAGGAGCGGTGGGAGCGGCGCAGTTCGCCGAACTCCGCGCTCTCCTGCATCTCGACGAACTCTTCCGTCGTGTGCCCTGCGGTGTGTTCCGCCGTGTGCTCTGCCTGGCTCAGGCCCGTGCCGCCCTCGGGCGGTGGTGCATCGGTTGCCACGGAATCTCCTCGCGACGCGGGTGCGGTGGGTGGGGTGGGCAATGTGACCTCACTGGTGGGGGACGGTGGTGCGTGTCTCCCTGTCAACGGCACGGGTCGCGCGACGACTCGGTTCAACGTCGGCCATTATCTTTTCCCAACTCGTTGATACGAATGCATGATCGGCGCTAGCTTCACTCGTCACGTACCCGCTCTCGCGCACCCCGCGCAAGGGCGGCTTTCAAAGATGATGTGGAGAACCCATGGCTCATCTGGGATCCAGACGGCAGCGCAACCTGGCACTGCCCCTCGGACTGGCTCTCACGGCGTCGCTCGGCTTCCTGCCTGGAGCGATAGCCACCGCGGCACCTCTCGAAGACCCGGTTGCGGCCACGGCCGCCGCCACAGGCCCGAAGCTGTCGTACGTGGTGAACACCAACGGTGGCCACGGCACGACCGCTTCGGTGAAGAGGGCGATCGTCAGGGCCGGCGGCACCGTGGTGAAGGCGTACGAGCAGATAGGCGTCATCGTCGTCCACTCGCAGAACCCCGACTTCGGCAAGCAGATACGCATGGCGAAGGGTGTGGCGTCGGCCGGTGCCACCCGCACCGCGCCGCTCACCCCGGTCGCCACCACCGAAGAAGGCACCACGCAGAAGCTGTCGGCGGCCGAGGCCGCGAAGGCGGCCGAGGCGGCGGAGCCCGGGCAGGAGCCGCTGGAGGCCAACCAGTGGGACATCCGCGCCATCGGTGCGGACAAGGCCGCCGAGATCAATGACGGCAGCAGCAAGGTCACCGTCGGCGTGATCGACACCGGTGTCGACGACACGCACCCGGACCTCGCCCCGAACTTCTCCAAGTCCCAGTCGGCCAACTGTGTCGGCGGCGTGGCGGATTCGTCCGAGGGCGCCTGGCGTCCGTACGCCGACGGCAGTGACCACGGCACCCATGTCGCCGGTACGATCGCCGCCCCGCGCAACGGGCTCGGCGTCACCGGTGTCGCGCCGGGCGTCAAGCTCGCCGGTATCAAGGTCAGCGAGCCGGGCACCAGCCTCTTCTTCACCGAGGCCGTCGTGTGCGGTTTCGTGTGGGCCGCCGAGCACGACATCGACGTGACGAACAACAGCTATTACGTCGACCCGTGGATGTTCAACTGCAAGGACGACCCGGACCAGAAGGCCCTCCTCGACTCCCTGACGCGCGCCACGAAGTACGCGGAGCGCAAGGGCGCCCTGAATGTCGCGGCGGCGGGCAACTCGAACTTCGACCTCTCGGCCGACGAGATCCTCGACGACTCCAGCCCCAATGACACCACCCCGGCCGACCGGCTCATCGACCCGTCCGAGTGCTTCGACGTGCCGACTCAGCTGCCGGGTGTCGTGACGGTGACCGCTACGGGCGACAAGAACGTCAAGTCGTACTATTCCAGCTTTGGTTACGGTGTCGCCGATGTCGCGGCCCCGGGTGGCGACAAGTACCAGATCCCGGCCACGCCCGACGCCAACGGCCGGGTCCTGTCGACCGTCCTGAACGGCGGCTACGGCTACAAGCAGGGCACTTCGATGGCCACCCCGCACGTCGCGGGCGTAGCCGCGCTGCTGAAGAGCGCGCACCCGAAGGCGACTCCGGCGCAGCTCCAGGCGCTGCTCAAGGCGCAGGCCGACAACCCGGGCTGCCCGAGCCACGTCTACGACGCGGCCGGCAAGTGGGTCGAGGCGACCACGTGCGAGGGCGACAAGAACTACAACGGTTACTACGGCTTCGGCGTCGTCGACGCTCTCGACGCCGTCAAGAGGTGACCGGCCGGCGCTCCGTCCCATTCCGCTCCGCCCACTTCAGCGAACCGGAGATCTCATGACGCCGCACCGCACCCTGCGGTCCAGCCGTACCGTGGCCATATCCGCGGGCATGGCCATCACCGCCGCCCTCGCCTTCCTGCCGGGCACCGCATCGGCGACATCGGCCGACGCCACCGGCGCGACAGGAATGGCAGATGCCCGGTCCGCGGTCGCCGAGGCCGCGGGGACGCCGCTCAGTTACGTCGTCAACGTCCGCCCGGGACACGGCAACGCGTCGAAGGTGAAGCAGGCCATCGGCAAGGCCGGCGGCACGATCGTCCAGGCGTACGACCAGATCGGCGTGATCGTCGTCCACTCGTCGAACGACGCGTTCGCGAAGACGATGCGCAAGGTGAAGGGCGTCCAGTCGGCGGGTGCCACCCGTACCGCGCCGCTGCCCGCCCAGTCGACGAAGGATGTCGGCACGCCGAAGGCGCTCACCGGCGCGCAGCTGGAGGCGGCGTCCGCGGACGCCGTCGCTGGTGAGGACCCGTTGCAGCCGCTGCAGTGGGACCTGCCCGCCATCAAGGCGGACAAGGCCCACGAGAAGTCGCTGGGCAGCAGGGACGTCACGGTCGCCGTGATCGACACGGGTGTCGACGACACCCACCCGGACCTCGCGGCGAACTTCGACCGCGAGGCGTCGGTCAACTGCGTGTCCGGCAAGCCGGACACGACGGACGGCGCCTGGCGCCCGTCGGCGGAGGAGAGCCCGCACGGCACACATGTGGCGGGCGAGATAGCCGCCGCGAAAAACGGTGTCGGGGTCACCGGTGTCGCACCGGGCGTCAAGGTGTCCGGCATCAAGGTGTCCACTACGGCCGGTTTCTTCTACACCGAGTCGGTCGTCTGCGGCTTCGTGTGGGCGGCCGAGCACGGCGTCGATGTGACGAACAACAGCTATTACACCGACCCGTGGATGTTCAACTGCAAGGACGACCCGGACCAGAAGGCGCTGGTCGACGCCATCGTCCGGGCGTCGCAGTACGCCGAGAAGAAGGGCGCGGTGAACGTCGCCGCGGCCGGCAACTCGAATTACGATCTCGCGGCGGACTCGATCAAGGACACGACGAGCCCGAACGACACCACACCGGTGCCGCGCGACATCGACCCGAGCGAGTGCCTCGACGCTCCGACCCAGCTGCCGGGCGTCGTCACCGTCGCTTCGACGGGTGCGAAGGGCCTGAAGTCGTCGTTCTCGAACTACGGTCACGGTGTCGTCGACATCGCGGCTCCGGGCGGCGACAGCACGGCGTACCAGAAGCCCGCGCCGCCGGCGGTCAGCGGGTTGATACTGGGCCCGATTCCGGGCGGCAAGTGGGGCTACATGGCCGGTACGTCGATGGCCTCCCCGCACGTCGCGGGCGTAGCGGCGCTCATCAAGAGCACGCACCCGCACGCCTCGGCGAAGCGGATCAAATCCCTCCTGGCGAGCCAGGCGGACGAGACGGCCTGCACCGACCCGTACGACATCAACGGCGACGGCAAGATCGACGCGGTGTGCGAGGGCGGTAAGAACTACAACGGCTTCTACGGGGTCGGCATCGCCGACGCGCTGGACGCCGTGACCAAGAAGTAGGTCGCTTCACGACTTACGCGTTACGAGTGCGCGGGCCGCCCGGTCTCTCCGGGCGGCCCGTCTCGCGTCACGGCCGCCCCGTCGCCGGGAGCCGGGGCCGCCCGCCGCGCGAGTACGCCCATGGCCAGCAGGCACTGCGCTGCCACGTAGGTGAGCATGATCCAGAAGTCGGGTGCGGGCAGCTGTGGCCATTCGGCGACGCCGGTGGCGATGAGGGTGTCGGAGAGCAGGAAGAGCGCGCCGCCGAGCCCGGCGTACAGCCCGAGGCCGCTCGCTCGCCACGCCATGGCGGTGAGCAGCAGGCTGTATCCGGCCACCGGGATGCGCAGTTCGGCGGGGAGGTCGGGCCACAGGAGCGCGACGGTGGCGACGAGGGCGACGGCGTATCCGGCGCCGAGGAGCGGGGACGTGTGGCTGACGCCATTACTTCGTTGACGGCTGCGCCCGAACAGTGCGAGATAGCAGACGTGACCGGCGGCGAAGGAGCCCATGCCGGCCATGAACGCCGGCTCGGCGTCGGAGAGCAGGGCGACGTCGCCGCCCCACCCGAACAGCAGGGCCGCGACCAGCAGTCGGGGTGCGCCGCGCAGCATGGCGTACGCCGCGAGGAGCGGCATCAGCAGCGGTTTGGCGATCAGGTGCCCGGCGTCGGCCCCGGCGACGAGCGAGCCGAGGTCCGCGAGGGCCACGAGGCCGAAGCCGAGGAGCAGCCCCCGGGCCCACACCTCGCGCCGGTCGCGGACGCGGGCGCCGTCGGGCCGGCCCCCGGGCGTGGCGGTGGCGCTCACGCGGTGCGCCCCGCGGCGGCTTCCTGCGCCTGACCCTGGCTGGCAGCCGAGGCCGGCTCCGCCGGGCGTGGCTGCCAGCCGGGGCCGCGGAAGATCCGGCCCGCCCGCTCGCGCCAGGTGGCTGCCGCTCGTACGTCGCGGGCGATGGCGGCGTACTCGTGGGTGGCGACGCGCAGCGGGTTGTAGGTGTCGATGTTCTTCGTCAGGCCGAAGACGGGCCGCTCGGTCTCGGCCGCGAAGGAGCGGAAGAGCCGGTCCCAGAGGATCAGGATGCCGCCGAAGTTCCGGTCCAGGTAGCCGCCTTGGGAGGCGTGGTGGACGCGGTGGTGGGACGGCGTGTTCAGGACGTACTCGAAGGGGCGCGGCAGCTTGTCGACGCGCTCGGTGTGCACCCAGAACTGGTAGACGAGGTTCGCGGAGGAGCAGAACGCGAGCGCGGCCGGATGCACACCGCACGCGATCAGCGGCACGTAGAACGGCCAGACGGTGAGCGTCGTCCAGGGCTGGCGCAGGGCGGTGGTGAGGTTGAACTTGCGGCTGGAGTGGTGGACGACGTGGCAGGCCCAGAGAATGCGGATGACGTGGTGGCCGCGATGCGACCAGTAGTAGAAGAAGTCCTGCGCGAGGAGCATCAGCGGGATCGTCCACCACAGGACGGGGACGCGGGCGGGCGTGAGTTCGTACACGGCCATGTAGATCGCGACGATCGGGATCTTCCAGAGGAGATCGAACGCGATGCTGCCGAGCCCCATGCTGACGCTGGTGACGGCGTCCTTGGTCTCGTACCCGGCGGCATCTTCGTCGGGATGGAGGCGGTAGCTCACTATTTCGAGCGCGGTGAGCAGTACGAAGGCGGGTATCGACCACAGCACGACATCGGGCAGGTTCGGCATGCCCGCACGATAGAGGCGCAGGTGAGCGCTCGGCTAGGGGTTGTTACCGCCAAGTATGTAAGACGTGATGTCAGCGACTCCGCTACCCCCTAGATGCCCGCCGCCCCCAGCAGCGACCCAGCCCCGTACGTCACCGCCATCGCCAGCGCCCCGCCCGCCACGTTCCGTACCACCGCCGGTCTCGGCGGTGCCGCGCCCAGGCGGGCGCTGCCCCAGCCCGTCAGGGCCAGGGCGATCAGAACCGAGACCACTGTGACCTGGAGGCGCCAGGACTCGGGCGGGAGGACGATCGCGAGGAGAGGGAGGAGGGCTCCGACCGTGAAGGCGACGAAGCTGGCGGCCGCCGCGTGCCAGGGGTTGGTGAGCTCGTCGGGGTCGATACCGAGTTCCACGCGCGCGTGCGCGCGCAGCGCGTCGCGTTCGGTGAGCTGTTGCGCGGCTTCGCGGGCCACGTCCGGGGAGAGGCCGCGCCCGGCCAGCAGCTCTGTCAGTTCGTCGAGTTCGGCCTCCGGCTGTTCCCGGAGCTCCCGCTTCTCCTCGGCCAGCGCCGCCTTCTCGGAGTCGCGTTGCGTCGACACCGATACGTACTCCCCTGCCGCCATCGACATCGACCCGGCCAGCAGTCCGGCGAGGCCCGCCGTCAGCAGCGCGGCGCGCTCGTCCGTCGCGCCCGCGACGCCGACGACGATGCCCGCCGTGGAGACGATGCCGTCGTTGGCCCCGAGCACCCCGGCGCGCAGCCAGTTCAGGCGCGTGCCGAGGCCGCCGCCGTGGGCCGCGTCAGCCGCTTCATGGGGTACTGGTTCAGTCACTCGGGGAGGGTCTCACCCGCACGCTCACCACACGCGGACCGACCCGCCCGGTGCGAAGGCGGGGCTGGTCGCGTCCGGCGGGATCTCCTTCAGGGGCTCGGCGATCTCCGCGACGGTGGGTCCGGTCTTCGCCGCGATGCGGTCGAGTGCGGCGAGATCGAAGCCGTACACGCAGGCCGCGTTGCCGCCCGCCATGGCCGCGACCTCCTCGCGCGGCAGGCCCGCGTACGCGATCCGAAGGCCCTCGCGCGAGTACGGAGTCGTGCCCTCGTCGTGGGGGTAGTCGGAGCCCCACATGATCTTGTCGAGGCCGATCCGGTCGCGGAGCGGCACCTCGTGCGGGCGCATGAAGCTGGCGCCGACGAAGCAGTTGTCCCGCCAGACCTCGCCGGGGCCCT from Streptomyces spiramyceticus carries:
- a CDS encoding S8 family peptidase encodes the protein MTPHRTLRSSRTVAISAGMAITAALAFLPGTASATSADATGATGMADARSAVAEAAGTPLSYVVNVRPGHGNASKVKQAIGKAGGTIVQAYDQIGVIVVHSSNDAFAKTMRKVKGVQSAGATRTAPLPAQSTKDVGTPKALTGAQLEAASADAVAGEDPLQPLQWDLPAIKADKAHEKSLGSRDVTVAVIDTGVDDTHPDLAANFDREASVNCVSGKPDTTDGAWRPSAEESPHGTHVAGEIAAAKNGVGVTGVAPGVKVSGIKVSTTAGFFYTESVVCGFVWAAEHGVDVTNNSYYTDPWMFNCKDDPDQKALVDAIVRASQYAEKKGAVNVAAAGNSNYDLAADSIKDTTSPNDTTPVPRDIDPSECLDAPTQLPGVVTVASTGAKGLKSSFSNYGHGVVDIAAPGGDSTAYQKPAPPAVSGLILGPIPGGKWGYMAGTSMASPHVAGVAALIKSTHPHASAKRIKSLLASQADETACTDPYDINGDGKIDAVCEGGKNYNGFYGVGIADALDAVTKK
- a CDS encoding lysoplasmalogenase, which translates into the protein MSATATPGGRPDGARVRDRREVWARGLLLGFGLVALADLGSLVAGADAGHLIAKPLLMPLLAAYAMLRGAPRLLVAALLFGWGGDVALLSDAEPAFMAGMGSFAAGHVCYLALFGRSRQRSNGVSHTSPLLGAGYAVALVATVALLWPDLPAELRIPVAGYSLLLTAMAWRASGLGLYAGLGGALFLLSDTLIATGVAEWPQLPAPDFWIMLTYVAAQCLLAMGVLARRAAPAPGDGAAVTRDGPPGETGRPAHS
- a CDS encoding sterol desaturase family protein, which encodes MPNLPDVVLWSIPAFVLLTALEIVSYRLHPDEDAAGYETKDAVTSVSMGLGSIAFDLLWKIPIVAIYMAVYELTPARVPVLWWTIPLMLLAQDFFYYWSHRGHHVIRILWACHVVHHSSRKFNLTTALRQPWTTLTVWPFYVPLIACGVHPAALAFCSSANLVYQFWVHTERVDKLPRPFEYVLNTPSHHRVHHASQGGYLDRNFGGILILWDRLFRSFAAETERPVFGLTKNIDTYNPLRVATHEYAAIARDVRAAATWRERAGRIFRGPGWQPRPAEPASAASQGQAQEAAAGRTA
- a CDS encoding VIT1/CCC1 transporter family protein, with the translated sequence MTEPVPHEAADAAHGGGLGTRLNWLRAGVLGANDGIVSTAGIVVGVAGATDERAALLTAGLAGLLAGSMSMAAGEYVSVSTQRDSEKAALAEEKRELREQPEAELDELTELLAGRGLSPDVAREAAQQLTERDALRAHARVELGIDPDELTNPWHAAAASFVAFTVGALLPLLAIVLPPESWRLQVTVVSVLIALALTGWGSARLGAAPPRPAVVRNVAGGALAMAVTYGAGSLLGAAGI